The Macaca nemestrina isolate mMacNem1 chromosome 15, mMacNem.hap1, whole genome shotgun sequence genome segment cttttggcaatttcaccatgaaatctttgcccatggctatgtcctgaatggtattgcctagattttcctctagggtttttatagttttgggttttacatttaagtctttaatacagaTTGAGTTAATTCTTGTATGACGTGTAGGGAAAGAGTCCAGTGTCAATTGTCTGCGTATGGGTAGccaattctcccagcaccatttattaaatagggaatccttctctcattgctttttttttggtcaggtttgtcaaagatcagatggttgtagttatgtggtcttatttctgatttctctattctgttccattgttctatgtgtctgttcttataccagtgccatgctgttttggttattgtacccttgtagtatagtttgaagtctggtaacatgatgcctccagctttgttctttttgcataggatttctttggctatttggactcttctttggttccatatgaattttaaaatagttttttttctaattttatgaagAACATCAAtagtagtttaatgggaatagcattgaatctataaattactctgggcaatatggccattttcacaatattgattctttccatccatgagcatggaatgtttgtccattttttgtgtcctgtctgatttccttgagcagtggtttgtgctAGGAATCCAGGCTTGAACCACTGAGCCTGTCCTCCTTCTTATGCTTTTGCACTTTAATAGCTTAGCTCCCCAAagcccagttcttttttttttttttttttgagatggagtcttgctctgtcgcccaagctggagtgcagtggccggatctcagctcactgcaagctccgcctcctgggtttatgccattctcctgcctcagcctccccagtagctgggactacaggcgcccgccaccttgcctggctagttttttgtactttttagtagagacggggtttcaccgtgttagccaggatggtctcgatctcctgaccttgtgatccgcctgcctaggcctcccaaagtgctgggattacaggcttgagccaccgtgcccggccagcccAGTTCTTTTAACTTGTGCTGCTCTTGGTGGATTcaatgggggtggtggtggtggtattagATAATTCCAGAGAAGAGACTTTACAGTGATACAGCCTGGGCTTCCTTACTTCATTTGCTTCTTCCTAAATGACATTATTTCTCTATCTTCCTCCCCCCACCTCCAACCAGAGAAAATATCTACACTTCTGTCCTAGGTGTATTTTCTGTGAACCTTTCTTCCTCTTAGTTTTAGTCATACTCCTATATACACTAAGTCACACTCCTATATACACTAAATACACTAAGGGGATTTAGTGTAtataggagaaagagaaaacagtaaaCTCTGTGTCTGGCTAGGTCAGTTGCACCTGTTTTTATACTTCCCACTTCTTTTATGCTTTTATACTTCTCTAGCTGGACTCTGGAACGACCATGATGTTATCTCAAACACCTCTGTGGTATTTTGTGGCTGTTAGTGATTTGGCAAGAGAGCAGGCAATGACTGATCCAGATCTTTGTAGCGGGAAGAACAACACAACTCAAAAGCCTCAAAAGCTCTAACTCAACATATTTTCTCACTTTTGATGCTCAGCAATCTGTACAGGCATCTATTTCCTTTTCTCACCAGGATACAATTGCCTTCTTTCCTCAGAGGATGCTTAGTCTTGACTTTATTCATATCTGTACACCCCTGTTTACTTCTCTGACTTTTCAAGGAGTTGGCTGAAGTAGGAAGCAAACAGGCTCCCGAAATATGCTATCTTGTTCCTGAAAGACTGTCTGGTTCTGGGACACCCAGTTTCATGATTCATAACAGGAAAATCTCAGAACGTCTATGTATGTGGACTAATTGGATTAGTCTCATCTCTATTATTTTAGGGTCTTGCAGCTGTCTGGGGCTCAAGAATGATCTGTAATTTTAGGATCTTCATTGAAGTTGAAATACACTAGAATCAACTGGGTTATTAGCACTTTACCTGCTCAGAGTAAACCCTGTTTGGTCGAGGCTATGATCTTGTAGTTACCAAAATTTTTGCAGAAAAACTTCTTAATTTAGGATATTGATCTTCCTAGTCTTAAGATGGAGCAGAGATCAGGCTTGTGTGTCTAGTTATGGTCTCGCTGGTTTACAATGTTGGCCCTAGCTACCGCTGTTCCAGGCTGTGATTCACAGGTGAGAGATTGGCTTTGTCTATAAGATGGACATGGTAGGTATGCAGAGGGCAATAACAGGTGGCAGGATAGGTTTTCCTACTTCAGTGCAGGTTCAGTTTGGATGAAAAAATTCAGAGGTGAAGTGGGCAACCTGTAAATCTTACAGCTAGGCTGATCATGGCCATGCCAAACCCTGTAGCATTATATGCAGAAGATTTGGGAACCTGTGTTTGGATAATCATTTTTTGGTAGCTGAAACACAGTCACTGGACTGAAGTTGAGGATTCTCTTCCAGAAGGACTGACAATAATCAAGTCAAATAGCAATGACAGAGGTCCATATAATTACTCCTAAACAGGGACCAGGTTGGGAGGTAATTAAACTAATTGAGGGACTTGAATCAGGAAACATGACAAAGAAAAATTTGTTATGAGTACAGGGACATTTCACATAAGTGTGCAGTTCACTGCTAGGTTTGATTTCAAGATCAAAAGGGAGTATAGGTTTGGTACTTTGGTCCCACTAACCAGTTCAATTTGACAGGGGAGGTCATGCAAACCTGTACAGATTGGGCTTGTCAAACCTGAAACAGTTTAGGATAAAGTAAGCTAAGTGTGCATATGTGAGGGATGGCTCAGGAGTGAGGGGGAAATCAATGGATGGGACCAGTTGACATTTCAGCTCTGCAAATCTAGATAAGACAAGTGGAGAGAAATTAAGAGAGCCAGGGCTGACACAAAGACTCTTTCATTCTAATGGTCATACAGTTAATTTCCAGGAAAGACAAAACTAGGGTCAGGAAAATAGCAAACAGGTGGAAGCTTAAAGTATTATGGAAATATTACAAAGATTTCAAAATTGGTCTGAATTTTCTTGTGTCTGTATTTCGGATGGTGCAGCAGACAACTTCCTGAGTTCACGTCCTCTCATCTCCTGTttaagcaaaggaaagaaaaacccaaatCAGTGTTACAGGTTTTGGAAGATCTCCCTGGATTAATGTAGGTCATTTTTTTATCCTAGGGAAAGCACAGAGGATGCCTTCTATCTCAATGTTTCCCTTATTTTATTGATTAATCTTTCACTTTTTCATTCACTTAACACTTAATCATCgcttagtatgtgccaggcactgcaaaGATCCACtaggaatataaaataaacaaaacaacatttCTGCTTTCTAGTTACTCCCAAGGCCACTCTCCAGCCAGTTCTCCTGGGAATTAGCCAAACCACAGCCCTGTTAGGCACCATTGACCTTCTATTTCCAATGATGGGGAAATAGTCAAGCATGGGCTGGGAGCTTAGTTGTATAAAGCAGCAAGTTGCTATGGAGAGTTCAAACGTATGAGAGTGCAAGAATTTGGTTTGGGTGACCTTGTCCATGTAAGATGGTCAAGACCATTGTGACCATCAGCTCTGGTTACAAACCTTGCTATGCCATTAATAATGTGACCTCGAGATGCTTGGTTACTTGTACCGtacttggtttcttcatctgtcaaataaaaataatgacatacGTCTaccttgatataattttaaattatatcaatATATGTTAATTGCTTAgtgcagtgcctgacacacagtaattGTCCAATAGATGGTGGCTATTATTTTCTCTCTGGACATTTGATTTCCTAACTGCAAAACGAGCAAATGATCCTGACAGCCCAcccaaatgtgttttttttttttttttttaagatggagttctgctctttttgcccaggctggagcgcaatggatggtgcaatctcggctcaccacaacctccgcctcccgggttcaagcgattctcctgcctcagcctcccgagtagctgggattacagacatgcaccaccatgcctggctaattttgtatttttagtagagatgggatttctccatgttggtcaggctggtctcgatctcccaacctcaggtgatccgcctacctcggcctcccaaagtgctgggattacaggcatgagccaccatgcccggccttttaaaactttttattagaGCAATCCTCCCTCTTCCCACTCCAAGCAAGGTTAGCCCCTGATCAATTTTCCCTATCTTAGGATGTCAAAACCTCTTCTTTTACTCACCCCAAGGACCAAGGACAGGATTAGGTTCCTTCCGGTGGTTTGTATTTTGTAACACAGGTTACATCACATTCTAATTTAAGCTTGAAGTTGTTAAGGTTGCCATCACAGCCAGAGAAGACAAAAGATTCACATCTTTTGGAGGTTCTGTTGTAGAAATATCTAAAGTGAACTTCATAGCAGCTTCCAACATTCATGTCCAATTTGCAGGGATCTGCATGAGAGGTTCCCATTGAGTTAGCGGGAATTGGTTAGGACCCAGCAGGAGAACTTGTCTTTATGGGCCCTTAAAAATTCCTACCTTTGGCCTGGAACTATTCTCATATTCAAGGACTCTGAAAGACATCTGGTTTTCTTTTGGAATTAGTTACTTGGAAAAGTTGCCCTTGCACAATGCAAATTGGTTACAATTTCAGGTTGTTGTCATGAGCAGTGTATTGGAAAAGGAGAAGTAGTGATCAGTGAAAAAGGAGGTTCCACCACTAG includes the following:
- the LOC112429265 gene encoding kunitz-type protease inhibitor 4, which encodes MKSAKLGFLLRFFIFCSLNTLLLGGVNKIAEKICGDLKDPCKLDMNVGSCYEVHFRYFYNRTSKRCESFVFSGCDGNLNNFKLKLECDVTCVTKYKPPEGT